A single genomic interval of Nomascus leucogenys isolate Asia chromosome 3, Asia_NLE_v1, whole genome shotgun sequence harbors:
- the FGF8 gene encoding fibroblast growth factor 8 isoform X1 — protein sequence MGSPRSALSCLLLHLLVLCLQAQEGPGGSPALGRELASLFGAGREPQGVSQQVTVQSSPNFTQHVREQSLVTDQLSRRLIRTYQLYSRTSGKHVQVLANKRINAMAEDGDPFAKLIVETDTFGSRVRVRGAETGLYICMNKKGKLIAKSNGKGKDCVFTEIVLENNYTALQNAKYEGWYMAFTRKGRPRKGSKTRQHQREVHFMKRLPRGHHTTEQSLRFEFLNYPPFTRSLRGSQRTWAPEPR from the exons ATGGGCAGCCCCCGCTCCGCGCTGAGCTGCCT GCTGTTGCACTTGCTGGTCCTCTGCCTCCAAGCCCAG GAAGGCCCGGGCGGGAGCCCTGCGCTGGGCAGGGAGCTCGCTTCCCTGTTCGGGGCTGGCCGGGAGCCCCAGGGTGTCTCCCAACAG GTAACTGTTCAGTCCTCACCTAATTTTACACAGCATGTGAGGGAGCAGAGCCTGGTGACGGATCAGCTCAGCCGCCGCCTCATCCGGACCTACCAACTCTACAGCCGCACCAGCGGGAAGCACGTGCAGGTCCTGGCCAACAAGCGCATCAACGCCATGGCAGAGGACGGCGACCCCTTCG CAAAGCTCATCGTGGAGACGGACACCTTCGGAAGCAGAGTTCGAGTCCGAGGAGCCGAGACGGGCCTCTACATCTGCATGAACAAGAAGGGGAAGCTGATCGCCAAG AGCAACGGCAAAGGCAAGGACTGCGTCTTCACGGAGATTGTGCTGGAGAACAACTACACAGCGCTGCAGAATGCCAAGTACGAGGGCTGGTACATGGCCTTCACCCGCAAGGGCCGGCCCCGCAAGGGCTCCAAGACGCGGCAGCACCAGCGTGAGGTCCACTTCATGAAGCGGCTGCCCCGGGGCCACCACACCACCGAGCAGAGCCTGCGTTTCGAGTTCCTCAACTACCCGCCCTTCACGCGCAGCCTGCGTGGCAGCCAGAGGACTTGGGCCCCCGAGCCCCGATAG
- the NPM3 gene encoding nucleoplasmin-3, whose product MGGAGTGRGSPALCVSGAEFEEGLCSMAAGTAAALAFLSQESRTRAGGVGGLRVPAPVTMDSFFFGCELSGHTRSFTFKVEEEDDAEHVLALTMLCLTEGAKDECNVVEVVARNHDHQEIAVPVANLKLSCQPMLSLDDFQLQPPVTFRLKSGSGPVRITGRHQIVTMSNDVSEEESEEEEEDSDEEEAELCPILPAKKQGGRP is encoded by the exons ATGGGCGGGGCCGGAACTGGCCGAGGGTCCCCGGCTTTGTGCGTGTCGGGGGCGGAGTTTGAAGAAGGCCTTTGCAGCATGGCCGCCGGCACTGCAGCTGCCTTAGCGTTTTTGAGTCAGGAAAGCCGAACGCGGGCCGGGGGTGTAGGGGGCCTACGGGTCCCGGCCCCGGTCACTATGGACAGTTTTTTCTTCG GCTGTGAGCTCTCCGGCCACACCCGCTCCTTCACCTTTAAGGTAGAGGAAGAGGATGATGCGGAGCACGTGCTGGCACTAACCATG CTCTGCCTCACCGAGGGAGCCAAAGACGAGTGTAATGTGGTAGAAGTTGTGGCCCGGAACCATGACCATCAGGAGATCGCAGTCCCTGTGGCCAACCTCAAGCTGTCCTGCCAACCCATG CTCAGTCTGGATGACTTCCAGCTCCAACCACCTGTAACCTTCCGCCTGAAGTCGGGCTCTGGCCCTGTGCGGATCACTGGGCGGCACCAGATTG TTACGATGAGCAATGATGTTTCTGAGGAGGAGAgcgaggaagaggaagaggacagTGATGAGGAAGAAGCTGAGCTGTGCCCCATCCTTCCTGCCAAAAAGCAGGGGGGCAGGCCCTAG
- the FGF8 gene encoding fibroblast growth factor 8 isoform X3, translating into MGSPRSALSCLLLHLLVLCLQAQVTVQSSPNFTQHVREQSLVTDQLSRRLIRTYQLYSRTSGKHVQVLANKRINAMAEDGDPFAKLIVETDTFGSRVRVRGAETGLYICMNKKGKLIAKSNGKGKDCVFTEIVLENNYTALQNAKYEGWYMAFTRKGRPRKGSKTRQHQREVHFMKRLPRGHHTTEQSLRFEFLNYPPFTRSLRGSQRTWAPEPR; encoded by the exons ATGGGCAGCCCCCGCTCCGCGCTGAGCTGCCT GCTGTTGCACTTGCTGGTCCTCTGCCTCCAAGCCCAG GTAACTGTTCAGTCCTCACCTAATTTTACACAGCATGTGAGGGAGCAGAGCCTGGTGACGGATCAGCTCAGCCGCCGCCTCATCCGGACCTACCAACTCTACAGCCGCACCAGCGGGAAGCACGTGCAGGTCCTGGCCAACAAGCGCATCAACGCCATGGCAGAGGACGGCGACCCCTTCG CAAAGCTCATCGTGGAGACGGACACCTTCGGAAGCAGAGTTCGAGTCCGAGGAGCCGAGACGGGCCTCTACATCTGCATGAACAAGAAGGGGAAGCTGATCGCCAAG AGCAACGGCAAAGGCAAGGACTGCGTCTTCACGGAGATTGTGCTGGAGAACAACTACACAGCGCTGCAGAATGCCAAGTACGAGGGCTGGTACATGGCCTTCACCCGCAAGGGCCGGCCCCGCAAGGGCTCCAAGACGCGGCAGCACCAGCGTGAGGTCCACTTCATGAAGCGGCTGCCCCGGGGCCACCACACCACCGAGCAGAGCCTGCGTTTCGAGTTCCTCAACTACCCGCCCTTCACGCGCAGCCTGCGTGGCAGCCAGAGGACTTGGGCCCCCGAGCCCCGATAG
- the FGF8 gene encoding fibroblast growth factor 8 isoform X5, translating to MAEDGDPFAKLIVETDTFGSRVRVRGAETGLYICMNKKGKLIAKSNGKGKDCVFTEIVLENNYTALQNAKYEGWYMAFTRKGRPRKGSKTRQHQREVHFMKRLPRGHHTTEQSLRFEFLNYPPFTRSLRGSQRTWAPEPR from the exons ATGGCAGAGGACGGCGACCCCTTCG CAAAGCTCATCGTGGAGACGGACACCTTCGGAAGCAGAGTTCGAGTCCGAGGAGCCGAGACGGGCCTCTACATCTGCATGAACAAGAAGGGGAAGCTGATCGCCAAG AGCAACGGCAAAGGCAAGGACTGCGTCTTCACGGAGATTGTGCTGGAGAACAACTACACAGCGCTGCAGAATGCCAAGTACGAGGGCTGGTACATGGCCTTCACCCGCAAGGGCCGGCCCCGCAAGGGCTCCAAGACGCGGCAGCACCAGCGTGAGGTCCACTTCATGAAGCGGCTGCCCCGGGGCCACCACACCACCGAGCAGAGCCTGCGTTTCGAGTTCCTCAACTACCCGCCCTTCACGCGCAGCCTGCGTGGCAGCCAGAGGACTTGGGCCCCCGAGCCCCGATAG
- the FGF8 gene encoding fibroblast growth factor 8 isoform X2, translated as MGSPRSALSCLLLHLLVLCLQAQEGPGGSPALGRELASLFGAGREPQGVSQQHVREQSLVTDQLSRRLIRTYQLYSRTSGKHVQVLANKRINAMAEDGDPFAKLIVETDTFGSRVRVRGAETGLYICMNKKGKLIAKSNGKGKDCVFTEIVLENNYTALQNAKYEGWYMAFTRKGRPRKGSKTRQHQREVHFMKRLPRGHHTTEQSLRFEFLNYPPFTRSLRGSQRTWAPEPR; from the exons ATGGGCAGCCCCCGCTCCGCGCTGAGCTGCCT GCTGTTGCACTTGCTGGTCCTCTGCCTCCAAGCCCAG GAAGGCCCGGGCGGGAGCCCTGCGCTGGGCAGGGAGCTCGCTTCCCTGTTCGGGGCTGGCCGGGAGCCCCAGGGTGTCTCCCAACAG CATGTGAGGGAGCAGAGCCTGGTGACGGATCAGCTCAGCCGCCGCCTCATCCGGACCTACCAACTCTACAGCCGCACCAGCGGGAAGCACGTGCAGGTCCTGGCCAACAAGCGCATCAACGCCATGGCAGAGGACGGCGACCCCTTCG CAAAGCTCATCGTGGAGACGGACACCTTCGGAAGCAGAGTTCGAGTCCGAGGAGCCGAGACGGGCCTCTACATCTGCATGAACAAGAAGGGGAAGCTGATCGCCAAG AGCAACGGCAAAGGCAAGGACTGCGTCTTCACGGAGATTGTGCTGGAGAACAACTACACAGCGCTGCAGAATGCCAAGTACGAGGGCTGGTACATGGCCTTCACCCGCAAGGGCCGGCCCCGCAAGGGCTCCAAGACGCGGCAGCACCAGCGTGAGGTCCACTTCATGAAGCGGCTGCCCCGGGGCCACCACACCACCGAGCAGAGCCTGCGTTTCGAGTTCCTCAACTACCCGCCCTTCACGCGCAGCCTGCGTGGCAGCCAGAGGACTTGGGCCCCCGAGCCCCGATAG
- the FGF8 gene encoding fibroblast growth factor 8 isoform X4, with protein MGSPRSALSCLLLHLLVLCLQAQHVREQSLVTDQLSRRLIRTYQLYSRTSGKHVQVLANKRINAMAEDGDPFAKLIVETDTFGSRVRVRGAETGLYICMNKKGKLIAKSNGKGKDCVFTEIVLENNYTALQNAKYEGWYMAFTRKGRPRKGSKTRQHQREVHFMKRLPRGHHTTEQSLRFEFLNYPPFTRSLRGSQRTWAPEPR; from the exons ATGGGCAGCCCCCGCTCCGCGCTGAGCTGCCT GCTGTTGCACTTGCTGGTCCTCTGCCTCCAAGCCCAG CATGTGAGGGAGCAGAGCCTGGTGACGGATCAGCTCAGCCGCCGCCTCATCCGGACCTACCAACTCTACAGCCGCACCAGCGGGAAGCACGTGCAGGTCCTGGCCAACAAGCGCATCAACGCCATGGCAGAGGACGGCGACCCCTTCG CAAAGCTCATCGTGGAGACGGACACCTTCGGAAGCAGAGTTCGAGTCCGAGGAGCCGAGACGGGCCTCTACATCTGCATGAACAAGAAGGGGAAGCTGATCGCCAAG AGCAACGGCAAAGGCAAGGACTGCGTCTTCACGGAGATTGTGCTGGAGAACAACTACACAGCGCTGCAGAATGCCAAGTACGAGGGCTGGTACATGGCCTTCACCCGCAAGGGCCGGCCCCGCAAGGGCTCCAAGACGCGGCAGCACCAGCGTGAGGTCCACTTCATGAAGCGGCTGCCCCGGGGCCACCACACCACCGAGCAGAGCCTGCGTTTCGAGTTCCTCAACTACCCGCCCTTCACGCGCAGCCTGCGTGGCAGCCAGAGGACTTGGGCCCCCGAGCCCCGATAG